The Parashewanella tropica genome window below encodes:
- the mioC gene encoding FMN-binding protein MioC, which translates to MAKIEVIVGTTMGGAEYVSDELIALLEEHEVTQHLEPNLDEIPQNGIWLLVSSTHGAGELPDNIQPFAQQLVDQKPDLSQVKFAICAIGDSSYDTFCQGPETLIQSFQQLGAASFVDKIQIDVLDENLPEDTAIAWLEDWKDQIN; encoded by the coding sequence ATGGCAAAAATTGAAGTAATTGTCGGTACCACTATGGGTGGTGCTGAGTATGTATCAGATGAACTGATCGCTTTATTAGAAGAACATGAAGTCACTCAACACCTTGAACCCAATCTGGACGAAATCCCTCAAAATGGGATCTGGTTGCTTGTATCTTCCACTCACGGCGCAGGTGAATTGCCCGATAATATCCAGCCATTCGCACAACAATTAGTAGATCAAAAACCTGATCTTTCCCAAGTAAAATTTGCGATCTGTGCCATTGGTGACTCCAGTTATGACACTTTTTGCCAAGGACCTGAAACTTTGATCCAAAGTTTTCAACAACTCGGCGCTGCATCATTTGTGGATAAGATCCAGATCGATGTTTTAGATGAAAACCTTCCAGAAGACACCGCTATCGCATGGTTAGAAGACTGGAAAGATCAAATAAACTAG
- a CDS encoding PliI family lysozyme inhibitor of I-type lysozyme, translating into MKYVMSLVVLFSLMGCQANSVSQNTNQPTNQAFYKIISLDSGQHIVVSVPKQEPESIGSYSVRLYGISEPAFPFDNFISGMIQERDGSIVAVDVIKQSKTQTIVQIIMQSAGSGGYLQKAHYLIKGRTLTFTGFK; encoded by the coding sequence ATGAAATATGTAATGTCCCTGGTCGTGTTATTCAGTTTGATGGGCTGTCAGGCTAACTCTGTTTCTCAGAATACTAATCAACCAACAAACCAAGCTTTTTATAAAATAATAAGCTTAGATAGCGGTCAGCACATTGTGGTGAGTGTACCCAAGCAAGAGCCTGAAAGTATTGGCAGTTATAGTGTGCGTTTATATGGTATTTCGGAGCCCGCCTTTCCTTTTGATAATTTTATTTCGGGGATGATACAAGAGCGAGATGGATCCATTGTGGCGGTGGATGTGATTAAACAATCAAAAACACAAACGATTGTTCAAATTATCATGCAAAGTGCAGGCAGTGGTGGATATTTGCAAAAAGCTCACTACCTCATCAAAGGGAGAACTTTAACCTTTACTGGCTTTAAATGA
- a CDS encoding cysteine dioxygenase family protein, whose product MISSIQQYIDKIQALIQSQSDEMLLLKQLTPITKQLAQTQQCPKVDENTIDTGMDYQLFPLFEGENHGLFITLISWMPGSTTPIHNHNTWALVTGIIGTETNTLWRAVTPVVYEGEVELEEDKTIAVSPTTVLTLGSDAIHCVKNLTNEPTLSLHIYGKNPYFTQRSQFLPEQQLAIPF is encoded by the coding sequence ATGATCTCAAGCATTCAACAATATATCGATAAAATTCAAGCACTCATCCAGAGCCAGAGTGATGAAATGCTATTACTCAAACAACTAACGCCCATTACCAAACAACTTGCTCAAACTCAACAATGTCCTAAGGTGGATGAAAACACCATAGATACAGGAATGGATTATCAATTATTCCCGTTATTTGAAGGTGAAAACCATGGGCTTTTTATTACTTTAATTAGTTGGATGCCAGGAAGTACGACCCCAATACACAACCACAATACATGGGCGTTAGTGACAGGAATTATAGGAACAGAAACCAATACTTTATGGCGAGCTGTAACCCCTGTTGTATATGAGGGAGAAGTCGAACTGGAAGAAGATAAAACCATAGCCGTAAGCCCAACTACAGTATTAACATTAGGCAGTGATGCGATTCATTGTGTTAAAAATCTCACCAACGAACCAACACTATCACTGCATATTTACGGAAAAAATCCTTACTTTACTCAGCGTTCTCAATTTCTTCCAGAGCAACAATTAGCCATACCGTTTTGA
- the mnmE gene encoding tRNA uridine-5-carboxymethylaminomethyl(34) synthesis GTPase MnmE translates to MTTDTIVAQATAPGRGGVGIIRISGPLAEQVAQSVLGHIPKVRYADYCDFKHQDNSVIDQGIALFFKGPNSFTGEDVLELQGHGGQVVLDMLIKRVLEVQGVRTAKPGEFSEQAFMNDKLDLAQAEAIADLIDASSEQAAKSALHSLQGEFSNHIHQLVDDVTNLRLYVEAAIDFPDEEVDFLSDGKIANKLNQIIGNLDNVTASAQQGAIMREGMKVVIAGRPNAGKSSLLNALAGKESAIVTDIAGTTRDVLREHVHLDGMPLHIIDTAGLRDTQDAVEKIGIERAWEEIDRADRVLFMVDGTTTDSVDPHDIWPDFIDRLPKNLGITVIRNKADITEETLGAHDNESKDHPVFGISAKTGEGVDSLKEHLKTLMGYQSNLEGGFIARRRHLEALDLATQYLLQGKEQLDVYMAGELLAEELRMTQMALSEITGEFTSDDLLGKIFSSFCIGK, encoded by the coding sequence GTGACCACAGATACCATTGTTGCCCAAGCTACCGCACCCGGTCGTGGAGGCGTTGGCATTATTCGAATTTCAGGTCCATTAGCTGAGCAAGTTGCCCAATCCGTGCTTGGTCATATTCCTAAGGTGCGTTACGCCGATTACTGTGATTTCAAACATCAAGACAATAGCGTTATCGACCAAGGTATTGCGCTGTTCTTCAAAGGTCCTAACTCTTTTACCGGTGAAGATGTGCTTGAACTTCAAGGTCACGGCGGTCAAGTCGTGCTGGATATGCTCATTAAACGTGTGCTTGAAGTTCAAGGCGTTCGCACCGCCAAACCTGGCGAATTCAGCGAACAAGCCTTTATGAATGATAAGCTGGATTTAGCCCAAGCTGAAGCCATTGCCGATCTCATTGATGCCTCTAGTGAACAAGCGGCTAAAAGCGCCCTGCACTCTCTGCAAGGTGAATTTTCCAATCACATTCATCAGCTGGTGGACGATGTCACTAACCTGCGTTTGTACGTTGAAGCCGCGATTGATTTCCCTGACGAAGAAGTCGACTTTTTAAGTGATGGCAAGATTGCCAATAAGCTTAATCAAATTATCGGTAATCTCGATAACGTCACAGCCAGTGCTCAACAAGGTGCCATCATGCGTGAAGGCATGAAAGTGGTGATTGCTGGTCGCCCAAATGCCGGTAAATCCTCACTGCTGAATGCGCTTGCAGGAAAAGAGTCTGCAATTGTGACTGATATTGCTGGTACCACTCGCGACGTGCTGCGTGAACACGTACATTTGGATGGTATGCCACTGCACATCATTGATACGGCAGGGTTACGTGATACCCAAGATGCGGTTGAAAAAATAGGGATTGAGCGCGCGTGGGAAGAAATCGACCGTGCTGATCGTGTGCTATTTATGGTCGATGGCACTACGACAGACTCTGTCGATCCCCACGATATTTGGCCAGATTTTATTGATCGTCTTCCTAAAAACCTTGGGATCACCGTCATTCGCAATAAAGCAGATATAACAGAAGAGACACTTGGTGCTCATGATAATGAATCCAAAGATCACCCAGTATTTGGTATTTCAGCCAAAACTGGAGAAGGCGTCGACAGCCTAAAAGAACATTTAAAAACCTTAATGGGTTATCAAAGCAACCTCGAAGGTGGCTTTATCGCTCGCCGCCGTCACTTAGAAGCTTTGGATCTGGCAACTCAATACTTACTGCAAGGTAAAGAACAACTTGATGTCTATATGGCGGGTGAATTACTAGCAGAAGAACTGCGAATGACCCAAATGGCACTGTCTGAAATTACCGGTGAATTTACCTCAGATGATTTACTTGGGAAAATCTTTAGCTCGTTTTGTATTGGAAAATAA